Proteins from a genomic interval of Gossypium hirsutum isolate 1008001.06 chromosome A09, Gossypium_hirsutum_v2.1, whole genome shotgun sequence:
- the LOC121206600 gene encoding UDP-glycosyltransferase 83A1 codes for MENPHILVIPYPAQGHVIPLMDLSSYLLKHGYKITFVTMEFNHQNAMDILALRGEEMGNRIRLVSVPDGLRSSDERNQPGKISEAILQTMPRKVEELIEEINGSERKINYVIADQSLGWALEIAKKHGIKRAAFCPAAAALLVLGFSIPKLIDDGVIDQDGTPLKREMIKLSPNMPPMNTMNFVWACIGNINAQKNIFKLMVRNNESIKLTDWLLCNSTYELEPAAFTMAPNIKPIGPLLAPKSKPTDSNCLTWLNQQAPQSVIYVAFGSFTTFNTTQFQELALGLELTDRPFLWVVRSDITNGRKNAFPEGFQERIGSRGQMVDWVHQKKVLSHPSIACFISHCGWNSTMEGLSNGVPFLCWPYFADQFFNQSYICEYWGVGLRFERDGRGIITRNEIRNKVEQLVGNEKYKSKSMTLKETVMNSIAETGGSNNNLKDFVKWLNE; via the exons ATGGAAAACCCCCATATTTTGGTAATTCCATACCCAGCACAAGGCCATGTAATTCCACTAATGGACCTTTCATCATATTTACTCAAACATGGCTACAAAATCACATTTGTTACCATGGAGTTTAATCATCAAAATGCCATGGATATATTGGCATTGAGAGGAGAAGAAATGGGTAATCGGATTCGTCTCGTTTCGGTTCCAGACGGGCTCAGGTCATCGGACGAAAGGAACCAACCAGGGAAGATATCTGAAGCAATATTGCAGACCATGCCAAGGAAAGTAGAGGAGCTTATTGAAGAGATTAATGGATCAGAAAGGAAGATAAACTATGTGATTGCAGATCAAAGCTTAGGTTGGGCTTTGGAAATTGCAAAGAAACATGGAATCAAACGAGCTGCTTTTTGTCCTGCAGCAGCTGCACTGTTGGTGTTGGGATTTAGTATCCCAAAATTGATTGATGATGGAGTTATTGATCAAGATG GAACTCCATTAAAAAGAGAGATGATCAAGTTGTCACCAAATATGCCCCCAATGAACACAATGAACTTTGTTTGGGCCTGCATTGGCAACATCAATGCACAAAAAAACATCTTCAAACTCATGGTTAGAAACAATGAATCCATCAAATTAACTGATTGGTTGCTTTGCAACTCAACCTATGAACTTGAACCAGCAGCATTCACAATGGCTCCCAATATCAAACCTATAGGTCCATTGTTAGCACCAAAGTCAAAACCAACTGATTCAAATTGCCTCACCTGGCTGAACCAACAAGCACCACAATCAGTCATCTATGTTGCATTTGGCAGTTTCACAACCTTCAACACCACCCAATTCCAAGAACTCGCACTTGGGCTCGAACTCACAGACAGACCCTTTCTATGGGTAGTTCGTTCTGATATAACAAATGGAAGAAAAAATGCTTTCCCAGAAGGGTTTCAAGAGAGAATCGGTAGTAGAGGCCAAATGGTGGATTGGGTACATCAGAAAAAGGTTCTTTCCCATCCTTCCATTGCATGTTTTATAAGCCATTGTGGTTGGAATTCAACAATGGAAGGTTTAAGCAATGGCGTCCCTTTCTTGTGTTGGCCTTATTTCGCTGATCAGTTCTTTAACCAAAGTTATATTTGTGAGTATTGGGGTGTTGGGTTGAGGTTTGAAAGAGATGGTAGAGGGATCATTACAAGAAATGAAATCAGGAATAAGGTCGAACAGTTGGTGGGCAATGAAAAGTACAAATCAAAATCAATGACTTTGAAGGAAACAGTCATGAACAGCATCGCCGAAACTGGTGGATCGAACAATAATTTAAAGGATTTTgttaaatggttaaatgaatAG
- the LOC121202861 gene encoding F-box protein At5g39250 isoform X2, with product MLSEEVLKVVFPLLDGVDLAVCMVVCKQWRHTARDDYLWKCVCANRWPSICKRPNSHTVTYYRIYRTFYKRQRPQTLLPPRLSFDDLEFFIDIWNEDELIFSEVVPGPVLQTGIKFLPTGICKTLKFHLESPEYKMTLPVDPRFNIPWGETVSISVLVERKDSNKESEHGSLCYFWKMETTVSLMFSGLKWIFEMLPVPKMRYCGFWTC from the exons ATGTTATCCGAAGAAGTGTTGAAAGTCGTTTTTCCTTTATTAGATGGCGTAGACCTTGCGGTTTGCATGGTGGTCTGTAAGCAATGGAGACACACGGCTCGAGATGATTACCTTTGGAAATGTGTATGTGCGAACCGATGGCCTTCCATTTGCAAGCGACCAAACTCTCATACCGTGACATACTACAGAATTTATCGAACCTTCTATAAACGGCAGCGTCCACAAACTCTTCTTCCTCCGAGACTTTCCTTTGATGATTTAGAGTTCTTCATTGATATCTGGAACGAAGATGAATTGATCTTCTCCGAAGTTGTCCCTGGCCCTGTCCTGCAGACCGGAATCAAGTTCCTGCCGACCGGAATCTGTAAAACACTTAAGTTTCACCTTGAGAGTCCTGAGTACAAGATGACCTTACCAGTTGACCCAAGGTTCAATATTCCTTGGGGCGAGACTGTGAGCATTTCAGTGCTTGTGGAGCGGAAGGACTCCAATAAG GAATCCGAGCATGGATCTCTTTGCTATTTTTGGAAGATGGAGACGACGGTATCATTGATGTTTTCGGGATTGAAATGGATTTTCGAAATGCTGCCAGTTCCAAAGATGAGGTATTGTGGCTTTTGGACATGCTAG
- the LOC121202861 gene encoding F-box protein At5g39250 isoform X1 yields the protein MLSEEVLKVVFPLLDGVDLAVCMVVCKQWRHTARDDYLWKCVCANRWPSICKRPNSHTVTYYRIYRTFYKRQRPQTLLPPRLSFDDLEFFIDIWNEDELIFSEVVPGPVLQTGIKFLPTGICKTLKFHLESPEYKMTLPVDPRFNIPWGETVSISVLVERKDSNKVACIINKSLFDYIDRSASRALAFEYLNFSPNYPFISGIRAWISLLFLEDGDDGIIDVFGIEMDFRNAASSKDEVLWLLDMLDWK from the coding sequence ATGTTATCCGAAGAAGTGTTGAAAGTCGTTTTTCCTTTATTAGATGGCGTAGACCTTGCGGTTTGCATGGTGGTCTGTAAGCAATGGAGACACACGGCTCGAGATGATTACCTTTGGAAATGTGTATGTGCGAACCGATGGCCTTCCATTTGCAAGCGACCAAACTCTCATACCGTGACATACTACAGAATTTATCGAACCTTCTATAAACGGCAGCGTCCACAAACTCTTCTTCCTCCGAGACTTTCCTTTGATGATTTAGAGTTCTTCATTGATATCTGGAACGAAGATGAATTGATCTTCTCCGAAGTTGTCCCTGGCCCTGTCCTGCAGACCGGAATCAAGTTCCTGCCGACCGGAATCTGTAAAACACTTAAGTTTCACCTTGAGAGTCCTGAGTACAAGATGACCTTACCAGTTGACCCAAGGTTCAATATTCCTTGGGGCGAGACTGTGAGCATTTCAGTGCTTGTGGAGCGGAAGGACTCCAATAAGGTTGCCTGCATAATCAATAAATCCCTGTTTGATTATATCGATCGCAGTGCTTCAAGGGCTCTAGCTTTCGAGTACCTCAACTTCTCTCCCAACTACCCTTTCATTTCAGGAATCCGAGCATGGATCTCTTTGCTATTTTTGGAAGATGGAGACGACGGTATCATTGATGTTTTCGGGATTGAAATGGATTTTCGAAATGCTGCCAGTTCCAAAGATGAGGTATTGTGGCTTTTGGACATGCTAGACTGGAAATGA